One window of the Chiroxiphia lanceolata isolate bChiLan1 chromosome 30, bChiLan1.pri, whole genome shotgun sequence genome contains the following:
- the STAT6 gene encoding signal transducer and activator of transcription 6 isoform X1: MGGRLDRQTQGQTDGQPRRWVTVPKMSLWNIVSHMPQEEFSSLSPEFPRSLRCLLADWLENQPWEFINGSDAFCTSVASRLFSAMLEKLRGAAGPEGQQCQVLQQVNGLENTYRRDPLRLVAVLRAVLEGEKAAVLKRDHHLPLSFHRRQEELKFSVGLQRLQHRVREIREIQALRDGPAGEGTGRDGAGAAPQELPTLILEAVKELEAVKQQVLKRIQIWKRQQQLAGNGAVFEENLAPLQKRCEDLVEVYFQLQQQAMAASAELGPELLPRLLERFSEVLSSLVKSSFLVEKQPPQVLKTQTKFQASVRFLLGPRLMKAAPKPPMVRADMVTEKQARELSLSTYSNTPSESTGEILHNVVALETNPTSGTCCANFKNVLLKKIKRCERKGSESVTEEKCAVLFSTTVALTPSNAPVHLQVLSLPIVVIVHGNQDNNAKATVLWDNAFSEIERVPFVVAERVPWEKMCDTLNLKFMAEVQTTKGLLKEHYFFLAQKIFNDHSASLEDFQSRNVSWAQFNKEILPGRGFTFWQWFDGVLDLTKRCLKSYWSDRLIIGFISKQYVCKLLSTEPDGTFLLRFSDSEIGGVTIAYVIRGKDGSSQVENIQPFSAKDLSIRSLGDRIRDLGQLRNLYPNTPKDQAFGSHYNKEQTGKDGRGYVSTAIKMTVESERDQQPPSSMGAPPAPMFPVPVPQPESLQPLPGSLCPPLPSAPRPSPRATPRATST; encoded by the exons ATGGGGGGGAGgctggacagacagacacaagGACAGACGGACGGACAGCCCCGCCGCTGG GTGACTGTTCCCAAGATGTCCCTCTGGAACATCGTGTCCCACATGCCACAGGAGGAGTTCAGCAGCCTCTCCCCAGAGTTCCCCCGGAGCCTGCGCTGCCTCCTGGCCGACTGGCTGGAGAACCAGCCCTG gGAGTTCATCAATGGCTCGGACGCCTTCTGCaccagcgtggccagcaggttgtTCTCGGCCATGCTGGAGAAGCTCCGCGGCGCTGCCGGGCCCGaggggcagcagtgccaggtccTCCAGCAAGTCAACGGCCTCGAG AACACCTATCGCCGGGACCCGCTGCGGTTGGTGGCCGTCCTGAGAGCCGTCCTGGAGGGCGAGAAGGCCGCCGTGCTCAAGCGG gaccACCACCTGCCCCTCAGCTTCCACCGGCggcaggaggagctgaagtTCAGCGTGGGGCTGCAGCGGCTGCAGCACCGTGTCCGGGAGATCCGGGAGATCCAAGCGCTCCGGGACGGCCCCGCGGGCGAGGGCACGGGGCGGGACGGGGCCGGTGCTGccccccaggagctgcccaCCCTCATCCTGGAGGCCGTGAAGGAGCTGGAGGCGGTCAAACAGCAGGTCCTGAAGAGGATCCAGATCTGGAAGAGGCAACAGCAGCTGGCGGGGAACGGGGCCGTCTTCGAGGAGAACCTGGCGCCGCTGCAGAAGAG GTGTGAGGACCTGGTCGAGGTTTacttccagctgcagcagcaggcgATGGCGGCGAGCGCGGAGCTGGGGCCGGAGCTGCTGCCCCGGCTGCTGGAGCGCTTCAGCGAGGTGCTGTCCAGCCTGGTCAAGAG ctccttcctggTGGAGAAGCAGCCCCCGCAGGTGCTGAAGACCCAGACCAAGTTCCAGGCGAGCGTCCGGTTCCTGCTGGGCCCCCGGCTGATGAAGGCAGCACCCAAGCCCCCCATGGTGAGGGCTGACATGGTGACAGAGAAGCAGGCGCGGGAGCTGTCGCTCAGCACCTACAGCAACACCCCCAG CGAGAGCACGGGGGAGATCCTGCACAATGTGGTGGCCCTGGAGACCAACCCCACCAGTGGGACCTGCTGCGCCAACTTCAAGAACGTG CTGCTGAAGAAGATCAAGCGCTGCGAGCGGAAGGGCTCCGAGTCGGTGACGGAGGAGAAATGTGCCGTCCTGTTCAGCACCACTGTGGCCTTGACACCCAGCAATGCCCCCGTCCACCTCCAG GTCCTGTCTCTGCCCATCGTGGTCATTGTCCACGGGAACCAGGACAACAACGCCAAAGCCACCGTGCTGTGGGACAACGCCTTCTCCGAGATC GAGCGGGTGCCCTTCGTGGTGGCCGAGCGGGTGCCCTGGGAGAAGATGTGTGACACCCTGAACCTGAAGTTCATGGCAGAGGTGCAGACCACCAAAGGGCTCCTCAAGGAGCACTACTTCTTCCTGGCCCAGAAGATCTTCAACGACCACAGCGCCAGCCTCGAGGACTTCCAGAGCCGCAATGTCTCCTGGGCCCAGTTCAACAAG GAGATCCTCCCTGGTCGGGGATTCACCTTCTGGCAGTGGTTTGATGGAGTCCTCGACCTCACCAAGAGATGCCTCAAAAGTTACTGGTCAGACAG GCTCATCATTGGCTTCATCAGCAAGCAGTACGTCTGCAAACTGCTGAGCACGGAGCCGGACGGGACCTTCCTGCTCCGCTTCAGCGACTCCGAGATCGGGGGCGTCACCATCGCCTACGTCATCCGGGGCAAGGACG GCTCCAGCCAAGTGGAGAACATCCAGCCCTTCTCTGCCAAGGACCTGTCCATCCGCTCCCTCGGCGACCGCATCCGGGACCTGGGGCAGCTCCGCAACCTGTACCCCAACACCCCCAAGGACCAGGCGTTCGGGAGCCACTACAACA AAGAGCAGACGGGCAAGGACGGCCGGGGCTACGTCTCCACTGCCATCAAGATGACGGTGGAAAGCGAAAG GGACCAGCAGCCCCCGAGCTCCATgggggcccccccggccccgaTGTTCCCCGTGCCTGTGCCACAGCCCGAGAGcctgcagccactgccaggCTCCCTCTG CCCCCCACTCCCTTCTGCCCCCCGCCCGTCCCCCCGGGCTACCCCGAGAGCAACATCAACGTGA
- the STAT6 gene encoding signal transducer and activator of transcription 6 isoform X3, which translates to MQERERGVTVPKMSLWNIVSHMPQEEFSSLSPEFPRSLRCLLADWLENQPWEFINGSDAFCTSVASRLFSAMLEKLRGAAGPEGQQCQVLQQVNGLENTYRRDPLRLVAVLRAVLEGEKAAVLKRDHHLPLSFHRRQEELKFSVGLQRLQHRVREIREIQALRDGPAGEGTGRDGAGAAPQELPTLILEAVKELEAVKQQVLKRIQIWKRQQQLAGNGAVFEENLAPLQKRCEDLVEVYFQLQQQAMAASAELGPELLPRLLERFSEVLSSLVKSSFLVEKQPPQVLKTQTKFQASVRFLLGPRLMKAAPKPPMVRADMVTEKQARELSLSTYSNTPSESTGEILHNVVALETNPTSGTCCANFKNVLLKKIKRCERKGSESVTEEKCAVLFSTTVALTPSNAPVHLQVLSLPIVVIVHGNQDNNAKATVLWDNAFSEIERVPFVVAERVPWEKMCDTLNLKFMAEVQTTKGLLKEHYFFLAQKIFNDHSASLEDFQSRNVSWAQFNKEILPGRGFTFWQWFDGVLDLTKRCLKSYWSDRLIIGFISKQYVCKLLSTEPDGTFLLRFSDSEIGGVTIAYVIRGKDGSSQVENIQPFSAKDLSIRSLGDRIRDLGQLRNLYPNTPKDQAFGSHYNKEQTGKDGRGYVSTAIKMTVESERDQQPPSSMGAPPAPMFPVPVPQPESLQPLPGSLCPPLPSAPRPSPRATPRATST; encoded by the exons ATGCAAGAGCGGGAGCGTGGG GTGACTGTTCCCAAGATGTCCCTCTGGAACATCGTGTCCCACATGCCACAGGAGGAGTTCAGCAGCCTCTCCCCAGAGTTCCCCCGGAGCCTGCGCTGCCTCCTGGCCGACTGGCTGGAGAACCAGCCCTG gGAGTTCATCAATGGCTCGGACGCCTTCTGCaccagcgtggccagcaggttgtTCTCGGCCATGCTGGAGAAGCTCCGCGGCGCTGCCGGGCCCGaggggcagcagtgccaggtccTCCAGCAAGTCAACGGCCTCGAG AACACCTATCGCCGGGACCCGCTGCGGTTGGTGGCCGTCCTGAGAGCCGTCCTGGAGGGCGAGAAGGCCGCCGTGCTCAAGCGG gaccACCACCTGCCCCTCAGCTTCCACCGGCggcaggaggagctgaagtTCAGCGTGGGGCTGCAGCGGCTGCAGCACCGTGTCCGGGAGATCCGGGAGATCCAAGCGCTCCGGGACGGCCCCGCGGGCGAGGGCACGGGGCGGGACGGGGCCGGTGCTGccccccaggagctgcccaCCCTCATCCTGGAGGCCGTGAAGGAGCTGGAGGCGGTCAAACAGCAGGTCCTGAAGAGGATCCAGATCTGGAAGAGGCAACAGCAGCTGGCGGGGAACGGGGCCGTCTTCGAGGAGAACCTGGCGCCGCTGCAGAAGAG GTGTGAGGACCTGGTCGAGGTTTacttccagctgcagcagcaggcgATGGCGGCGAGCGCGGAGCTGGGGCCGGAGCTGCTGCCCCGGCTGCTGGAGCGCTTCAGCGAGGTGCTGTCCAGCCTGGTCAAGAG ctccttcctggTGGAGAAGCAGCCCCCGCAGGTGCTGAAGACCCAGACCAAGTTCCAGGCGAGCGTCCGGTTCCTGCTGGGCCCCCGGCTGATGAAGGCAGCACCCAAGCCCCCCATGGTGAGGGCTGACATGGTGACAGAGAAGCAGGCGCGGGAGCTGTCGCTCAGCACCTACAGCAACACCCCCAG CGAGAGCACGGGGGAGATCCTGCACAATGTGGTGGCCCTGGAGACCAACCCCACCAGTGGGACCTGCTGCGCCAACTTCAAGAACGTG CTGCTGAAGAAGATCAAGCGCTGCGAGCGGAAGGGCTCCGAGTCGGTGACGGAGGAGAAATGTGCCGTCCTGTTCAGCACCACTGTGGCCTTGACACCCAGCAATGCCCCCGTCCACCTCCAG GTCCTGTCTCTGCCCATCGTGGTCATTGTCCACGGGAACCAGGACAACAACGCCAAAGCCACCGTGCTGTGGGACAACGCCTTCTCCGAGATC GAGCGGGTGCCCTTCGTGGTGGCCGAGCGGGTGCCCTGGGAGAAGATGTGTGACACCCTGAACCTGAAGTTCATGGCAGAGGTGCAGACCACCAAAGGGCTCCTCAAGGAGCACTACTTCTTCCTGGCCCAGAAGATCTTCAACGACCACAGCGCCAGCCTCGAGGACTTCCAGAGCCGCAATGTCTCCTGGGCCCAGTTCAACAAG GAGATCCTCCCTGGTCGGGGATTCACCTTCTGGCAGTGGTTTGATGGAGTCCTCGACCTCACCAAGAGATGCCTCAAAAGTTACTGGTCAGACAG GCTCATCATTGGCTTCATCAGCAAGCAGTACGTCTGCAAACTGCTGAGCACGGAGCCGGACGGGACCTTCCTGCTCCGCTTCAGCGACTCCGAGATCGGGGGCGTCACCATCGCCTACGTCATCCGGGGCAAGGACG GCTCCAGCCAAGTGGAGAACATCCAGCCCTTCTCTGCCAAGGACCTGTCCATCCGCTCCCTCGGCGACCGCATCCGGGACCTGGGGCAGCTCCGCAACCTGTACCCCAACACCCCCAAGGACCAGGCGTTCGGGAGCCACTACAACA AAGAGCAGACGGGCAAGGACGGCCGGGGCTACGTCTCCACTGCCATCAAGATGACGGTGGAAAGCGAAAG GGACCAGCAGCCCCCGAGCTCCATgggggcccccccggccccgaTGTTCCCCGTGCCTGTGCCACAGCCCGAGAGcctgcagccactgccaggCTCCCTCTG CCCCCCACTCCCTTCTGCCCCCCGCCCGTCCCCCCGGGCTACCCCGAGAGCAACATCAACGTGA
- the STAT6 gene encoding signal transducer and activator of transcription 6 isoform X4: MSLWNIVSHMPQEEFSSLSPEFPRSLRCLLADWLENQPWEFINGSDAFCTSVASRLFSAMLEKLRGAAGPEGQQCQVLQQVNGLENTYRRDPLRLVAVLRAVLEGEKAAVLKRDHHLPLSFHRRQEELKFSVGLQRLQHRVREIREIQALRDGPAGEGTGRDGAGAAPQELPTLILEAVKELEAVKQQVLKRIQIWKRQQQLAGNGAVFEENLAPLQKRCEDLVEVYFQLQQQAMAASAELGPELLPRLLERFSEVLSSLVKSSFLVEKQPPQVLKTQTKFQASVRFLLGPRLMKAAPKPPMVRADMVTEKQARELSLSTYSNTPSESTGEILHNVVALETNPTSGTCCANFKNVLLKKIKRCERKGSESVTEEKCAVLFSTTVALTPSNAPVHLQVLSLPIVVIVHGNQDNNAKATVLWDNAFSEIERVPFVVAERVPWEKMCDTLNLKFMAEVQTTKGLLKEHYFFLAQKIFNDHSASLEDFQSRNVSWAQFNKEILPGRGFTFWQWFDGVLDLTKRCLKSYWSDRLIIGFISKQYVCKLLSTEPDGTFLLRFSDSEIGGVTIAYVIRGKDGSSQVENIQPFSAKDLSIRSLGDRIRDLGQLRNLYPNTPKDQAFGSHYNKEQTGKDGRGYVSTAIKMTVESERDQQPPSSMGAPPAPMFPVPVPQPESLQPLPGSLCPPLPSAPRPSPRATPRATST; encoded by the exons ATGTCCCTCTGGAACATCGTGTCCCACATGCCACAGGAGGAGTTCAGCAGCCTCTCCCCAGAGTTCCCCCGGAGCCTGCGCTGCCTCCTGGCCGACTGGCTGGAGAACCAGCCCTG gGAGTTCATCAATGGCTCGGACGCCTTCTGCaccagcgtggccagcaggttgtTCTCGGCCATGCTGGAGAAGCTCCGCGGCGCTGCCGGGCCCGaggggcagcagtgccaggtccTCCAGCAAGTCAACGGCCTCGAG AACACCTATCGCCGGGACCCGCTGCGGTTGGTGGCCGTCCTGAGAGCCGTCCTGGAGGGCGAGAAGGCCGCCGTGCTCAAGCGG gaccACCACCTGCCCCTCAGCTTCCACCGGCggcaggaggagctgaagtTCAGCGTGGGGCTGCAGCGGCTGCAGCACCGTGTCCGGGAGATCCGGGAGATCCAAGCGCTCCGGGACGGCCCCGCGGGCGAGGGCACGGGGCGGGACGGGGCCGGTGCTGccccccaggagctgcccaCCCTCATCCTGGAGGCCGTGAAGGAGCTGGAGGCGGTCAAACAGCAGGTCCTGAAGAGGATCCAGATCTGGAAGAGGCAACAGCAGCTGGCGGGGAACGGGGCCGTCTTCGAGGAGAACCTGGCGCCGCTGCAGAAGAG GTGTGAGGACCTGGTCGAGGTTTacttccagctgcagcagcaggcgATGGCGGCGAGCGCGGAGCTGGGGCCGGAGCTGCTGCCCCGGCTGCTGGAGCGCTTCAGCGAGGTGCTGTCCAGCCTGGTCAAGAG ctccttcctggTGGAGAAGCAGCCCCCGCAGGTGCTGAAGACCCAGACCAAGTTCCAGGCGAGCGTCCGGTTCCTGCTGGGCCCCCGGCTGATGAAGGCAGCACCCAAGCCCCCCATGGTGAGGGCTGACATGGTGACAGAGAAGCAGGCGCGGGAGCTGTCGCTCAGCACCTACAGCAACACCCCCAG CGAGAGCACGGGGGAGATCCTGCACAATGTGGTGGCCCTGGAGACCAACCCCACCAGTGGGACCTGCTGCGCCAACTTCAAGAACGTG CTGCTGAAGAAGATCAAGCGCTGCGAGCGGAAGGGCTCCGAGTCGGTGACGGAGGAGAAATGTGCCGTCCTGTTCAGCACCACTGTGGCCTTGACACCCAGCAATGCCCCCGTCCACCTCCAG GTCCTGTCTCTGCCCATCGTGGTCATTGTCCACGGGAACCAGGACAACAACGCCAAAGCCACCGTGCTGTGGGACAACGCCTTCTCCGAGATC GAGCGGGTGCCCTTCGTGGTGGCCGAGCGGGTGCCCTGGGAGAAGATGTGTGACACCCTGAACCTGAAGTTCATGGCAGAGGTGCAGACCACCAAAGGGCTCCTCAAGGAGCACTACTTCTTCCTGGCCCAGAAGATCTTCAACGACCACAGCGCCAGCCTCGAGGACTTCCAGAGCCGCAATGTCTCCTGGGCCCAGTTCAACAAG GAGATCCTCCCTGGTCGGGGATTCACCTTCTGGCAGTGGTTTGATGGAGTCCTCGACCTCACCAAGAGATGCCTCAAAAGTTACTGGTCAGACAG GCTCATCATTGGCTTCATCAGCAAGCAGTACGTCTGCAAACTGCTGAGCACGGAGCCGGACGGGACCTTCCTGCTCCGCTTCAGCGACTCCGAGATCGGGGGCGTCACCATCGCCTACGTCATCCGGGGCAAGGACG GCTCCAGCCAAGTGGAGAACATCCAGCCCTTCTCTGCCAAGGACCTGTCCATCCGCTCCCTCGGCGACCGCATCCGGGACCTGGGGCAGCTCCGCAACCTGTACCCCAACACCCCCAAGGACCAGGCGTTCGGGAGCCACTACAACA AAGAGCAGACGGGCAAGGACGGCCGGGGCTACGTCTCCACTGCCATCAAGATGACGGTGGAAAGCGAAAG GGACCAGCAGCCCCCGAGCTCCATgggggcccccccggccccgaTGTTCCCCGTGCCTGTGCCACAGCCCGAGAGcctgcagccactgccaggCTCCCTCTG CCCCCCACTCCCTTCTGCCCCCCGCCCGTCCCCCCGGGCTACCCCGAGAGCAACATCAACGTGA
- the STAT6 gene encoding signal transducer and activator of transcription 6 isoform X2 yields the protein MGGRLDRQTQGQTDGQPRRWVTVPKMSLWNIVSHMPQEEFSSLSPEFPRSLRCLLADWLENQPWEFINGSDAFCTSVASRLFSAMLEKLRGAAGPEGQQCQVLQQVNGLENTYRRDPLRLVAVLRAVLEGEKAAVLKRDHHLPLSFHRRQEELKFSVGLQRLQHRVREIREIQALRDGPAGEGTGRDGAGAAPQELPTLILEAVKELEAVKQQVLKRIQIWKRQQQLAGNGAVFEENLAPLQKRCEDLVEVYFQLQQQAMAASAELGPELLPRLLERFSEVLSSLVKSSFLVEKQPPQVLKTQTKFQASVRFLLGPRLMKAAPKPPMVRADMVTEKQARELSLSTYSNTPSESTGEILHNVVALETNPTSGTCCANFKNVLLKKIKRCERKGSESVTEEKCAVLFSTTVALTPSNAPVHLQVLSLPIVVIVHGNQDNNAKATVLWDNAFSEIERVPFVVAERVPWEKMCDTLNLKFMAEVQTTKGLLKEHYFFLAQKIFNDHSASLEDFQSRNVSWAQFNKEILPGRGFTFWQWFDGVLDLTKRCLKSYWSDRLIIGFISKQYVCKLLSTEPDGTFLLRFSDSEIGGVTIAYVIRGKDGSSQVENIQPFSAKDLSIRSLGDRIRDLGQLRNLYPNTPKDQAFGSHYNKEQTGKDGRGYVSTAIKMTVESERDQQPPSSMGAPPAPMFPVPVPQPESLQPLPGSLCPSPRATPRATST from the exons ATGGGGGGGAGgctggacagacagacacaagGACAGACGGACGGACAGCCCCGCCGCTGG GTGACTGTTCCCAAGATGTCCCTCTGGAACATCGTGTCCCACATGCCACAGGAGGAGTTCAGCAGCCTCTCCCCAGAGTTCCCCCGGAGCCTGCGCTGCCTCCTGGCCGACTGGCTGGAGAACCAGCCCTG gGAGTTCATCAATGGCTCGGACGCCTTCTGCaccagcgtggccagcaggttgtTCTCGGCCATGCTGGAGAAGCTCCGCGGCGCTGCCGGGCCCGaggggcagcagtgccaggtccTCCAGCAAGTCAACGGCCTCGAG AACACCTATCGCCGGGACCCGCTGCGGTTGGTGGCCGTCCTGAGAGCCGTCCTGGAGGGCGAGAAGGCCGCCGTGCTCAAGCGG gaccACCACCTGCCCCTCAGCTTCCACCGGCggcaggaggagctgaagtTCAGCGTGGGGCTGCAGCGGCTGCAGCACCGTGTCCGGGAGATCCGGGAGATCCAAGCGCTCCGGGACGGCCCCGCGGGCGAGGGCACGGGGCGGGACGGGGCCGGTGCTGccccccaggagctgcccaCCCTCATCCTGGAGGCCGTGAAGGAGCTGGAGGCGGTCAAACAGCAGGTCCTGAAGAGGATCCAGATCTGGAAGAGGCAACAGCAGCTGGCGGGGAACGGGGCCGTCTTCGAGGAGAACCTGGCGCCGCTGCAGAAGAG GTGTGAGGACCTGGTCGAGGTTTacttccagctgcagcagcaggcgATGGCGGCGAGCGCGGAGCTGGGGCCGGAGCTGCTGCCCCGGCTGCTGGAGCGCTTCAGCGAGGTGCTGTCCAGCCTGGTCAAGAG ctccttcctggTGGAGAAGCAGCCCCCGCAGGTGCTGAAGACCCAGACCAAGTTCCAGGCGAGCGTCCGGTTCCTGCTGGGCCCCCGGCTGATGAAGGCAGCACCCAAGCCCCCCATGGTGAGGGCTGACATGGTGACAGAGAAGCAGGCGCGGGAGCTGTCGCTCAGCACCTACAGCAACACCCCCAG CGAGAGCACGGGGGAGATCCTGCACAATGTGGTGGCCCTGGAGACCAACCCCACCAGTGGGACCTGCTGCGCCAACTTCAAGAACGTG CTGCTGAAGAAGATCAAGCGCTGCGAGCGGAAGGGCTCCGAGTCGGTGACGGAGGAGAAATGTGCCGTCCTGTTCAGCACCACTGTGGCCTTGACACCCAGCAATGCCCCCGTCCACCTCCAG GTCCTGTCTCTGCCCATCGTGGTCATTGTCCACGGGAACCAGGACAACAACGCCAAAGCCACCGTGCTGTGGGACAACGCCTTCTCCGAGATC GAGCGGGTGCCCTTCGTGGTGGCCGAGCGGGTGCCCTGGGAGAAGATGTGTGACACCCTGAACCTGAAGTTCATGGCAGAGGTGCAGACCACCAAAGGGCTCCTCAAGGAGCACTACTTCTTCCTGGCCCAGAAGATCTTCAACGACCACAGCGCCAGCCTCGAGGACTTCCAGAGCCGCAATGTCTCCTGGGCCCAGTTCAACAAG GAGATCCTCCCTGGTCGGGGATTCACCTTCTGGCAGTGGTTTGATGGAGTCCTCGACCTCACCAAGAGATGCCTCAAAAGTTACTGGTCAGACAG GCTCATCATTGGCTTCATCAGCAAGCAGTACGTCTGCAAACTGCTGAGCACGGAGCCGGACGGGACCTTCCTGCTCCGCTTCAGCGACTCCGAGATCGGGGGCGTCACCATCGCCTACGTCATCCGGGGCAAGGACG GCTCCAGCCAAGTGGAGAACATCCAGCCCTTCTCTGCCAAGGACCTGTCCATCCGCTCCCTCGGCGACCGCATCCGGGACCTGGGGCAGCTCCGCAACCTGTACCCCAACACCCCCAAGGACCAGGCGTTCGGGAGCCACTACAACA AAGAGCAGACGGGCAAGGACGGCCGGGGCTACGTCTCCACTGCCATCAAGATGACGGTGGAAAGCGAAAG GGACCAGCAGCCCCCGAGCTCCATgggggcccccccggccccgaTGTTCCCCGTGCCTGTGCCACAGCCCGAGAGcctgcagccactgccaggCTCCCTCT GCCCGTCCCCCCGGGCTACCCCGAGAGCAACATCAACGTGA
- the NAB2 gene encoding LOW QUALITY PROTEIN: NGFI-A-binding protein 2 (The sequence of the model RefSeq protein was modified relative to this genomic sequence to represent the inferred CDS: inserted 1 base in 1 codon) codes for MALPRTLGELQLYRVLQRANLLGYYETFIQQGGDDVQQLCEAGEEEFLEIMALVGMATKPLHVRRLQKALREWASNPGLFSQPVSAVPVSSIPLFKLSEAGGRKALSNGHASPGEAAGKGGGSAGTPPARSPTEPGEKLSPSAAPQWPGRSTPESEGGGDEEXGGPPFSPGGSGGEQAAGAELEPELVRTVAESVERLLQSCPRGGGGDAELRTLMKVNKKLAKAVGHIFQLEDGDRQKEEEIRRHSAIYGRGEARRREGKQLTLHELIINEAAAQFCLRDNSLLLKRVELFSLSRQVARESTYLSSLKVARALPEESGAVTAKRLKQEAGEQSRPELLALPVGLEPPGVVYRASLEEDTGSLSGESLDGHLQATGACPRLTPPPGTAPDVPLGLAPHGLWSRHILQQTLMDEGLRLARLVSHERVGRLSPCLPGKPPGPEFEDGLAERGPPAPPEPPRGTIKVEQETSRQ; via the exons ATGGCCCTGCCCCGCAcgctgggggagctgcagctgtACCGGGTGCTGCAACGTGCCAACCTGCTGGGCTACTACGAGACCTTCATCCAGCAAGGGGGGGACGACGTGCAGCAGCTCTGCGAGGCGGGCGAGGAGGAGTTCCTGGAGATCATGGCGCTGGTGGGCATGGCCACCAAGCCCCTCCACGTCCGCCGCCTCCAGAAGGCCCTGCGCGAGTGGGCCTCCAACCCGGGGCTCTTCAGCCAGCCCGTCTCGGCCGTGCCCGTCAGCAGCATCCCGCTCTTCAAGCTCTCCGAGGCCGGCGGGCGCAAGGCCCTCAGCAATGGCCACGCCAGCCCCGGCGAGGCCGCGGGCAagggcggcggcagcgccgggacGCCCCCGGCCCGCAGCCCCACGGAGCCGGGGGAGAAGCTGTCGCCGTCCGCGGCCCCGCAGTGGCCAGGGAGGAGCACCCCCGAGTCGGAGGGCGGCGGGGATGAGG CCGGGGGTCCCCCCTTCTCcccgggcgggagcggcggggagcaggcggcgggcgcggagctGGAGCCGGAGCTGGTGCGGACGGTGGCGGAGAGCGTGGAGcggctgctgcagagctgcccccggggcggcggcggcgacgCCGAGCTGCGGACGCTGATGAAGGTCAACAAGAAGCTGGCCAAGGCTGTGGGGCACATCTTCCAGCTGGAGGACGGCGACCGgcaaaaggaggaggagatccGCCGGCACAGCGCGATCTACGGCCGTGGCGAGGCCCGGCGCCGCGAGGGCAAGCAGCTCACCCTGCACGAG CTCATCATCAACGAGGCGGCCGCCCAGTTCTGCCTGCGGGACAACTCACTGCTGCTGAAGCGCGTCGAGCTCTTCTCGCTCTCGCGGCAGGTCGCGCGGGAGAGCACCTACCTGTCCTCGCTCAAGGTCGCCAG GGCCCTCCCCGAGGAGAGCGGAGCCGTCACAGCCAAGCGGCTCAAGCAGGAG GCGGGAGAGCAGAGCCGGCCCGAGCTGCTGGCGCTGCCCGTGGGGCTGGAGCCCCCCGGGGTCGTGTACCGAGCCAGCCTGGAGGAGGACACTGGCAGCCTCTCCGGGGAGAGCCTCGATGGCCACTTGCAGG CTACGGGGGCCTGTCCCCGGCTGACCCCCCCGCCCGGCACGGCCCCCGACGTGCCCCTCGGCCTGGCCCCCCACGGGCTCTGGAGCCGCCACATCCTGCAGCAGACGCTGATGGACGAGGGGCTGCGCCTGGCCCGGCTGGTCTCGCACGAGCGCGTGGGGCggctcagcccctgcctgccGGGGAAGCCCCCGGGGCCAG AGTTCGAGGACGGGCTGGCGGAACGGGGTCCTCCggccccccccgagcccccccgggGCACCATCAAGGTGGAGCAGGAGACCAGCCGGCAGTGA